Proteins encoded together in one Triticum dicoccoides isolate Atlit2015 ecotype Zavitan chromosome 7B, WEW_v2.0, whole genome shotgun sequence window:
- the LOC119340392 gene encoding transcription factor bHLH137-like isoform X2, with protein MADFSSVHHHSLLKMPAAFTTNDTSTPNISSFLLYNQTSHGQSPAPANACATMVEDASRESSSAVLDNASLQASASVDRKRKATDDSTTLSSAHSKDCKDGKSRRKREKSSTEQDQEEAPKGYIHVRARRGQATDSHSLAERVRRERISERMRLLQTLVPGCDKVTGKALVLDEIINYVQSLQNQVEFLSMRIASMSPVLYGFGLDSDGLHDQAQIGGMFQQEALAVPAPALNQASPAASQTMMDTTSYSLQGQGGISFSQSQSQDSGSYLMQSVGEQRQELLNQLVFSNMCSFQ; from the exons ATGGCAGACTTCTCCTCAGTCCACCACCACTCTCTCCTCAAGATGCCTGCGGCCTTCACCACCAATGACACCTCCACCCCGAACATCTCGAGCTTCTTGCTTTACAACCAAACCAGCCATGGCCAATCTCCAGCGCCAGCAAATGCATGTGCGACCATGGTGGAGGATGCCTCGCGGGAGAGCTCCTCTGCAGTTCTCGACAATGCCTCTCTACAGGCCAGTGCATCTGTGGACAGGAAGAGGAAAGCCACAGATGACAGCACCACACTTAGCTCTGCTCACTCCAAG GACTGCAAGGATGGCAAGAGTAGGAGGAAGAGGGAGAAGAGCAGCACCGAGCAGGACCAGGAGGAGGCGCCCAAGGGATACATCCATGTGAGGGCAAGGAGAGGGCAGGCAACAGATAGCCACAGTCTTGCAGAGAGG GTGAGGAGGGAGAGGATCAGTGAGAGGATGAGGTTGCTGCAAACACTGGTCCCTGGCTGTGACAAG GTCACTGGAAAGGCACTCgttttggatgagatcatcaaTTATGTGCAGTCCCTGCAGAACCAAGTTGAG TTCCTGTCCATGAGGATTGCTTCCATGAGCCCAGTGTTGTATGGATTTGGACTGGACAGTGATGGCCTCCATGACCAGGCACAA ATTGGAGGCATGTTCCAGCAGGAAGCCCTTGCAGTGCCTGCCCCAGCTCTGAACCAAGCTAGCCCAGCTGCATCTCAAACCATGATGGACACCACATCCTACTCACTGCAAGGCCAGGGGGGCATCTCTTTCTCTCAGTCCCAGTCTCAG GACAGTGGCAGTTACCTGATGCAATCAGTGGGAGAGCAAAGACAGGAACTGCTCAATCAATTGGTGTTCAGCAACATGTGCTCCTTCCAGTAG
- the LOC119340392 gene encoding transcription factor bHLH137-like isoform X1 has product MADFSSVHHHSLLKMPAAFTTNDTSTPNISSFLLYNQTSHGQSPAPANACATMVEDASRESSSAVLDNASLQASASVDRKRKATDDSTTLSSAHSKDCKDGKSRRKREKSSTEQDQEEAPKGYIHVRARRGQATDSHSLAERVRRERISERMRLLQTLVPGCDKVTGKALVLDEIINYVQSLQNQVEFLSMRIASMSPVLYGFGLDSDGLHDQAQKIGGMFQQEALAVPAPALNQASPAASQTMMDTTSYSLQGQGGISFSQSQSQDSGSYLMQSVGEQRQELLNQLVFSNMCSFQ; this is encoded by the exons ATGGCAGACTTCTCCTCAGTCCACCACCACTCTCTCCTCAAGATGCCTGCGGCCTTCACCACCAATGACACCTCCACCCCGAACATCTCGAGCTTCTTGCTTTACAACCAAACCAGCCATGGCCAATCTCCAGCGCCAGCAAATGCATGTGCGACCATGGTGGAGGATGCCTCGCGGGAGAGCTCCTCTGCAGTTCTCGACAATGCCTCTCTACAGGCCAGTGCATCTGTGGACAGGAAGAGGAAAGCCACAGATGACAGCACCACACTTAGCTCTGCTCACTCCAAG GACTGCAAGGATGGCAAGAGTAGGAGGAAGAGGGAGAAGAGCAGCACCGAGCAGGACCAGGAGGAGGCGCCCAAGGGATACATCCATGTGAGGGCAAGGAGAGGGCAGGCAACAGATAGCCACAGTCTTGCAGAGAGG GTGAGGAGGGAGAGGATCAGTGAGAGGATGAGGTTGCTGCAAACACTGGTCCCTGGCTGTGACAAG GTCACTGGAAAGGCACTCgttttggatgagatcatcaaTTATGTGCAGTCCCTGCAGAACCAAGTTGAG TTCCTGTCCATGAGGATTGCTTCCATGAGCCCAGTGTTGTATGGATTTGGACTGGACAGTGATGGCCTCCATGACCAGGCACAA AAGATTGGAGGCATGTTCCAGCAGGAAGCCCTTGCAGTGCCTGCCCCAGCTCTGAACCAAGCTAGCCCAGCTGCATCTCAAACCATGATGGACACCACATCCTACTCACTGCAAGGCCAGGGGGGCATCTCTTTCTCTCAGTCCCAGTCTCAG GACAGTGGCAGTTACCTGATGCAATCAGTGGGAGAGCAAAGACAGGAACTGCTCAATCAATTGGTGTTCAGCAACATGTGCTCCTTCCAGTAG